A genomic region of Nostoc sp. UHCC 0702 contains the following coding sequences:
- a CDS encoding response regulator transcription factor: MRILLVDDEIELTDPLSRLLTREGYTVDAAYDGTGGSELAQTGSYDLLILDWMLPGKTGLEICQQLRRQGKTTPVLFLTAKDTLDDRVQGLDAGADDYLVKPFELRELLARVRALLRRSGSQSYEITTGRLTVGDLELDCENQIAYRQGRIIELSQKESQLLQYFMEHAGQLLTHGQILQSLWQDSEQPSSNVIAALIRLLRRKIEVGKETTLIHTVYGKGYRFGPASVD; the protein is encoded by the coding sequence ATGAGAATTTTACTAGTTGATGATGAAATTGAACTAACTGACCCTTTGAGTCGTTTGTTAACTCGTGAAGGTTACACTGTAGACGCCGCCTATGATGGGACGGGTGGTAGTGAACTTGCACAAACAGGCAGTTATGACCTATTGATTTTAGATTGGATGCTGCCAGGAAAAACAGGATTAGAAATTTGTCAACAATTGCGACGCCAAGGCAAAACTACGCCAGTTCTGTTTCTTACCGCCAAAGATACTTTAGATGACCGCGTACAAGGTTTAGATGCTGGTGCAGATGACTATTTGGTTAAACCGTTTGAATTGCGGGAATTGCTAGCACGAGTCCGCGCGTTATTGCGTCGTTCCGGTTCTCAAAGTTATGAAATTACTACTGGACGGCTAACGGTAGGTGACTTAGAACTCGATTGCGAAAATCAAATAGCCTATCGTCAAGGAAGGATTATTGAACTATCCCAAAAGGAAAGCCAGCTACTACAATACTTTATGGAACATGCCGGACAGCTTTTAACTCACGGCCAGATTTTGCAAAGTCTTTGGCAAGATAGCGAACAACCAAGTAGTAATGTGATTGCGGCGTTGATTCGCCTTCTGCGTCGTAAGATAGAGGTAGGTAAAGAAACTACATTGATTCATACTGTTTATGGCAAAGGCTACCGCTTTGGCCCTGCTTCAGTAGACTAA
- a CDS encoding response regulator transcription factor: MRILVVEDDIQLAEVLTEALSRRQYVVDVAKDGEAAWNSAESMKYDLVVLDVTLPKLDGIKFCQRLRTSGANNPAHQNSGAPVLMLTARDTVADKIAGLDAGADDYVAKPFDLEELMARIRALLRRGSSATTVNLSWGKLHLNSSTYEVNYDGSPLSLTPKEYAILELLVANGRRVLSRSSIIEQVWSVDDSPVEETVRSHIRCLRQKLRNLGAPENFIETVHGLGYRLQ; the protein is encoded by the coding sequence ATGCGAATTCTTGTAGTTGAAGATGATATTCAACTGGCGGAGGTATTAACAGAAGCTTTAAGCAGACGCCAGTATGTAGTAGATGTCGCCAAAGATGGAGAAGCAGCTTGGAATTCGGCGGAGTCAATGAAATATGACTTAGTAGTGCTAGATGTGACACTACCAAAACTAGATGGTATCAAGTTTTGTCAACGCTTACGTACTAGTGGCGCAAATAATCCAGCACATCAGAATTCCGGCGCGCCAGTGTTAATGTTAACAGCCCGTGATACCGTAGCTGACAAAATTGCTGGTTTAGATGCAGGAGCAGATGATTATGTGGCAAAGCCATTTGATTTAGAAGAGTTAATGGCTCGTATACGTGCTTTACTCAGACGTGGTAGTTCTGCAACCACAGTCAATCTTTCTTGGGGAAAACTGCACCTGAATTCAAGTACTTATGAGGTTAATTACGATGGTTCTCCTTTATCATTAACCCCAAAAGAATATGCGATTTTAGAATTGCTGGTTGCTAATGGTAGAAGAGTGTTGAGCCGTTCTAGCATTATTGAGCAGGTTTGGTCAGTGGACGACTCTCCAGTAGAAGAAACCGTTAGATCTCACATTAGATGTCTTCGGCAAAAGTTGAGAAATTTAGGTGCGCCGGAAAATTTTATTGAAACAGTTCATGGACTCGGCTATCGCCTTCAATAG
- a CDS encoding CHASE3 domain-containing protein translates to MKWPFQGKWIAAGFGLTLLFMGLVIFASFNNTNEIQQGANQVQDTYQTLNTLTNFTAAMTSAESARRGYIFLGNREDLQRYQNEVINMQSELRLLKQQIHPTSSIQQQRLAKLNSLVSQRLALLEKSIKLYQKDKTALQTQTNITDRSVKLREEIMTAIADITVEEKRYLQNSLDQSEYNINLRIFIEILGTILSLVVILILGIILERQWIKREQLESLKSSLAQEKKLGELKIELFSMISHEFRTPLSVILLSSQLLKEILTELVDEKQLKNLYRIQSSAKLMNHLLTDILTLTRAEAGKLDYKPHLINIENFCLNLVEDLQLFGITPHSIEFLNNGKCFRANLDEKLLYSILSNLLLNAIKYSTNTEKIYLILNSEPEAIFFQVIDKGIGIPPVEQPKIYEPFYRCQNVENIVGTGLGLAVVKKCVERHQGEIIVESQVGIGTTFTVKIPHLIKS, encoded by the coding sequence ATGAAATGGCCTTTCCAAGGAAAATGGATTGCAGCAGGGTTTGGTTTAACCTTGTTATTTATGGGACTAGTTATCTTCGCTTCATTTAATAACACAAATGAAATCCAACAAGGTGCTAATCAAGTACAAGATACTTATCAAACCCTTAATACTTTGACAAATTTTACTGCGGCAATGACTAGTGCAGAATCAGCGCGGCGTGGGTATATTTTTTTGGGTAATCGAGAAGATTTACAGCGTTATCAAAATGAAGTGATAAATATGCAGTCTGAACTTAGGCTGTTAAAGCAACAGATACATCCTACTAGTTCGATTCAGCAACAGCGATTGGCAAAATTGAACTCATTGGTAAGTCAAAGATTAGCTCTTTTAGAAAAATCAATAAAACTTTATCAAAAAGATAAAACAGCATTACAAACCCAAACTAATATTACCGATCGCAGCGTCAAACTCCGAGAAGAAATTATGACTGCGATCGCAGATATTACAGTTGAAGAAAAACGTTATCTGCAAAACTCGCTAGACCAATCAGAATATAATATAAACTTACGAATTTTCATAGAAATACTAGGAACTATTTTAAGCCTTGTAGTAATTTTGATTTTAGGTATCATCCTGGAGCGCCAATGGATAAAACGCGAACAACTTGAATCTTTAAAATCTTCTCTCGCTCAAGAAAAAAAACTGGGAGAACTCAAAATTGAATTGTTTTCTATGATTTCTCATGAATTTCGTACACCTTTGAGTGTAATTTTACTTTCATCTCAATTATTAAAAGAGATTCTTACAGAGTTAGTAGATGAAAAGCAATTAAAAAATCTCTATCGCATTCAATCTTCAGCAAAATTAATGAATCATCTGTTAACAGATATATTGACTTTAACTAGAGCAGAAGCTGGTAAACTAGATTACAAACCTCATTTGATAAATATAGAAAACTTTTGTTTAAATTTGGTGGAAGATTTACAGCTTTTTGGCATTACACCACACTCGATTGAATTTCTGAATAATGGTAAATGTTTTCGTGCCAATCTAGACGAAAAATTGCTGTACTCTATTCTGAGTAATTTGCTATTAAATGCAATTAAATATTCAACAAATACAGAAAAAATATACTTAATTTTAAACTCTGAGCCAGAAGCTATTTTCTTCCAAGTGATAGATAAAGGAATAGGTATCCCACCAGTAGAACAGCCAAAAATTTATGAGCCTTTCTATAGATGTCAAAATGTTGAAAACATTGTGGGTACCGGACTAGGATTAGCAGTTGTCAAAAAATGTGTAGAACGCCATCAAGGAGAAATTATTGTGGAGAGTCAAGTAGGAATAGGAACAACATTTACTGTCAAAATTCCTCATCTGATTAAAAGTTAA
- a CDS encoding 4,5-dioxygenase, which translates to MKQDTIEINNFHAHIYYDTASRDAAARIREELGAGFDVQLGRWHDNPIGPHPKAMYQVAFLSDQFAKVVPWLMLNRQGLDILVHPSTGDDVADHTKHALWLGEKLELNIEFLRRIQTT; encoded by the coding sequence ATGAAACAAGATACTATCGAGATCAATAACTTTCATGCTCATATTTACTACGATACCGCCAGTCGTGATGCAGCTGCGCGTATACGGGAAGAATTAGGCGCTGGCTTTGACGTGCAACTAGGGCGTTGGCATGATAACCCCATCGGCCCACACCCAAAAGCAATGTATCAAGTTGCATTTTTATCAGATCAGTTTGCCAAGGTCGTTCCTTGGTTAATGCTTAATCGTCAGGGGTTGGATATTTTAGTTCACCCTTCCACTGGCGATGATGTCGCAGACCACACAAAACATGCTCTGTGGTTAGGAGAGAAGTTAGAACTAAATATTGAGTTCCTTCGGCGCATTCAAACAACCTAA